GCCGTCGAGGCCGCCAACGACACCGAGTTTGGCCTGGTGAGTTATGTCTTCACCACCAACGTGAACCGCGCGCTGCGCGTCTCGGAGCGGTTGGAGGCCGGCATGATCGGTCTCAACACCGGCCTGGTGTCCAACCCGGCCGCGCCGTTCGGTGGCGTCAAGCAGTCGGGCCTGGGCCGCGAGGGCGGCCGGGTCGGCATCGAGGAGTTCCTGGAGGTCAAGTACGTGGCGGTGGGCCTGTGACCTACCGGATCGCCAGCATCCCCGGCGATGGCATCGGCGTCGATGTCGTCGCGGAGGCCCGGCAGGTCCTCGACCGCGCCGCGTCGCTCTACGGTTTTTCCTTCGAGTGGACCGAATTCGACTGGAGCTGTGAGCGCTATCTGGCCGCCGGCGCGATGATGCCGGCGGACGGCATCGAGCAGCTGCGGCCGCACGACGCGATCTTCCTTGGCGCGGTTGGCTTTCCTGGTGTGCCGGACCACGTTTCGCTGTGGGGACTGCTGATCCCGATCCGGCGGGCCTTCCGGCAGTATGTCAACCTGCGCCCGACGCGGCTGCTGCCCGGCGTGGTGAGCCCGCTGGCCGGTCGGACGGCCGACGACCTGGACATCGTGATCGTACGGGAAAACTCCGAAGGCGAGTATTCCCAGATCGGTGGCCGGCAGAGCGTCGGCCTGCCGGAGGAGTTCGCCGTACAGCAGGCGGTTTTCACCCGGCTCGGCGTGACGCGCGTGATCCGTTATGCGTTCGAGTTGGCGCGTACGCGCGGCGGACGCGTGTGCTCGGCGACGAAGTCCAACGGCATCATCCACTCGATGCCCTTCTGGGACGAGATTTTCGCGGAGATAGCGGCCGAACACGGAGACGTTGAGTCCGAACAGTCCCATGTGGACGCGCTGGCGGCACGGATGGTCATGCGGCCGGACACGCTGGACATCGTCGTCGGGTCCAACCTGTTCGGCGACATCCTGTCCGACATCTCGGCGGCGATCGTCGGTGGTCTCGGCACGGCTCCGGCGGCAAACCTCAACCCGGAGCGCGAGTTTCCGTCGATGTTCGAGCCGGTGCACGGCTCGGCGCCGGACATCGCCGGCAAGGGGATCGCCAACCCGGTCGCGCAGATCCTGACCGGCGCGATGATGCTCGATCACCTCGGCGAGCCGGCCGCCGCGCGCGCCGTGGAAGCCGCGGTCGACAAGGTGCTGACCGCCGGTGTCCGTACGCCGGATCTGGGCGGCTCGGCCACCACTTCGGAGCTCGGTAGCGCGGTTCGCGACGCGGTAGAGTCCGGAAATGCACCTGACTCCGCGGGAAAATGAGCGGCTGACGATTTTCACCGCCGCCGAGCTGGCTCGGCGGCGGCTCGCTCGTGGCGCCAAGCTCGGTGCGGTCGAGGCGACCGCGCTGGTCTGCGACGAGGTGCTGGAGTGGGCCTGGGACGGACTTTCCCTGGAGGAAGTCGTTTCTCGTGCGCGCGAGATCGTACGGCCGGAATCGCTGTTGCCCGGTGTGGCGGCCGCGGTGCCGCGGATCGAGGTCGAGGCGTTGTTTCCGTACGGATCCACGCTCGTGCACATCGAGGCGCCCTTCGGACCTCCTGGCGAGGTGGTGCGTACGCCGGACAGCGAGATCGAGCTGGCCGCGGGACGGGAGCGGCGCGAGCTGACGGTCGTCAACCGTGGCCAGCGTCCACTGTGGATCTCGTCGCATTTCCCGCTGGAAAAGGCAAACAGCGCGTTGGAGCTGGACAGAGAGCTCGCCGCCGGCTGCCGGCTGGACATTCCGGCCGGCGCGTCCGTTGAGTTTCCGCCTGGACAGCCGCGGACGGTTTCGGTGGTGGCGCGATGAAACGCGACGCGTACGCGGCCACCTACGGGCCGACGACCGGTGACCGCGTACGGCTTGCCGACACCGACCTGTGGATCGAGGTCGAGGCCGACGACGGCGAGGCCGGCGAGGAACTTCTGGGTGGTTGCGGCAAAACCGCGCGCGACGGCCTGCTGGTGACCGGCCGCGCCAACCCGGATTCGGCGCTGGACCTGGTGATCCTCGGGGCGCTCGTGGTCGATCCGGTGCTCGGCATACGGAAGAGCAGCATCGGCATCAAGGACGGCCGGATCGTCGCCGTCGGCCGAGCCGGAAATCCGGATCTGAGCAGCGACATCGAGCTGGTGGTCGACTCGCACACGGCGATGATCCCGGCCGAGGGACTGATCGCGACGGCCGGCATGATCGACTCGCACGTGCACCTGTCCAGCGCGGAAATCGCGCCGGCCGCGTTGAGTGCCGGCGTGACGACCATCGTCGGCATGGGGATCGGCGGCGTCTGGGACGTCGGCGCGAATCCGGCGTACAACCTGCACTCGCTGATCGCCGGCTGGCGCGACATTCCGCTGAATGCGGCGTTTCTGGCGCGCGGCTCGTCCTCTTCGGCCGAGTTGCTGGAAAACGCGGTGTTGGCCGGCGCCGGCGGCTTCAAGATCCACGAGGATTGGGGCGCCACTCCGGAGATCGTCGACACTTGCCTTTCGGTGGCCGACAACGTGGATCTGCCGGTGGCGCTGCACACCGACACCTTGAACGAGTCGGGCTTTCTGGCCGACACGCTGGCGGCGACGCGCGGCCGCACGGTGCACGCGTACCACGTCGAAGGCGGTGGCGGCCATCCGGACCTGCTGGAAATCGTGTCGCAGCCGCACGTCCTGACCTCGTCGACCACGCCGACACTGCCGCTGACTCGGGCAACAGTGGCCGAGCTGCTGCCGATGACGATGACGGTGCACCGACTTTCCAGCGGTGACAGGGACATCGCGGCGTCGCGGATCCGCGAGTACGGCATCGCCGCGGAAAACGCGCTGCACGATCTCGGCGCGGTCAGCATCGTCAACTCAGACTCGATGGGGATGGGTCGGATCGGCGAGATCGGTCGGCGGACGTGGCAGCTGGCGCACGTACGCGCACATTTGGCCGGTGAGGTCGGCGTCGACTTCGCCAACAACGATCGGGTTTTGCGCTATCTGGCCAAAGTCACGATCAATCCGGCGATCGCGCACGGCCTCGCGCACGAGGTCGGCTCGCTGCAACCTGACCGGATCGCCGACATCGCGTTGTGGAATCCGGCGTGGTTTGGCGCCCAGCCTGAGCTCGTACTGAAATCCGGCTTCGTCGCCTGGGGCGTGTCGGGCTCCGGCTCCGGCTCGACGCGGCTCACCCAGCCGCGCACGATGCGGCCGTATTTCGGCGGTCTGGGCGCGGCTCCGCGGCGGCTGTCGACGGTTTTCGTGTCGACACACTGTTCCGGCCTGCCCGACGGCGTACGCAGGTCGGTGATCCGGGGCAGCCGCGGCCTGGCGCGCGCGGACATGGTCAGAAACACCGCCACACCAACGGTTTCCGTGCCGCTGGAGGCCGCGCCGATCACCGTCGACGGCCAGCCGGTCGACATCCACCACGCCGAGACGTTGCCGCTGACCCGCCTCCACCATTTGGGGTGAAGCCGCAGGGTCGGGACTGTCGGGTGATCGCAGCCGGCTGTCTCGCACATCGAGTGCGGAAAAATCCCGCATCCAAGGGCCGGTCGTACCGGGATTTCTCCACATTCGACGAGCCGTCACCACGGATCCGGGACGGCCGCAGCATGCGGTGAACGGAGCAACCCGTGCACCAGGCGCACGGGTTGCTCCGTTGCCACCATCAGACGGCCCGACGGTGCGCCCATTGCCCAGTCAGCAGTTGGGCGCGACCTGGCCGTCGGCGCCGGTGTAGACGTACGCGTCGGCGACGTAGCCGACCGGCGAGCTGATCTTGTCCCACAGGTCGCTGGTGCCGTACGTGCCGGTGACGCTGGTGCCGTGTGTCTGGCAGGTGATCGTCACGTTGGAGCCGTTCGCCACGCTGCCGACGACCGAGTCGGTGGTGTGCGGGCCGGAGCGTACGTTCAACGGGTCGCCGGCCGTCTTGACCGTGCCGGTGATCGTGCCGGTGCCGCCGCCGCTGGTCCACAGGAACGTGACCGTCACATAGCCGTTGTCGTTGAGGCCGACGTTATAGAAGGTGCCGTCGGCGAGGTCGATGCCGGCCGGGTTGAGCACCCTACGGCCAAACTGGTCCTTGCCGCCGTTGTAGCCGTTGAGATACGCGGCCTGCGCCTCCGGCGTGCCCTGCGGAAGGTCTTTCCACATCTGCCGCGTGCTGCTCGGGTTCCAGTAGTCGTCCTTGGTGTTCCACGGACCGACATCCCACACCGGTGCGGTTTCGCAGCGCGTCGGACCGCAGACCTTCACCGAATACTGCGTGCTGCCTTTCGGCGACAGGTTCTTTCCGGACGGCAGCGCCACGAAATGGTCGTTGGAGACGATGACGTGACCGTTGGCCGTCGTGCCGCCGACCAGGCCTTCGCGCGTGGCATAGACGCGATAGCTCAGCGCGGCCATCGGTTTGGCGACCGGTTTGCGGTCGACCACGCTCGTCGACACGTCCAAACCGGACAGCGCAGGAGCCGCGCCGTTTGCGTTGCTGTGCATGGTGATCCGCAGTTGCAACTGGGTCGCCGGCCGGTCGAGCGCGGCGTTTTTGGCGTCCTGCCACGATGTCCACTGCTGGCCGTCGGACGCGCGTACGTCCACGGTCGCGTCGGAGCCGGCCGGCACCTTGCCGGCGAGCTTGACCGAGACCTGGTTCGCCGGCTGCGCGAGCGTACGCGGCGGCAGGATTTCCATGCCATAGCTCTGGTTTCCGCCGGCCGCGGCGGTACGGAAGGCCGGGTCGGCGATGGTCAGCGTGCCGGCACGGCTGGCCAGGTTGACCTGGCCGGCGACCGGTGCGGCCAGGTTTTCGTGCCACGCCGGGCTTGTCGGCGCGGCGTCGGCCGGTGTGGCGGCTCCGACGACCGCGGTGGCCGCCAGTGCCAAGGCAGCCAGGATGCGCGTCCCTCTCATGTCCCACTCCCTCGTCGCGGCAGGACCCGATTCCCGTCCGCGCGACGGAGTATGGGATCGACCGATACAAACCTGATACAACGCCGCGAAAATATAGCCGAAGTCTGGACGAAGGTGGCATAGCGGGTGGCATTGACAACATGTTGGCGAGATGACATGATGTTGTCATGACATCGACTGTCCATGTAGCGGTCTACGACACGCTGTCCGACTGGGAACTGGGATACGTGACGGCGCACATCAACAAGCCAGACTGGCAGAAGCGGCCGGGCCGCTATCGCACGGCGACGGTCGGCGTGACCCGCGATCCGGTCACGACGATGGGTGGCCTGCGGATCACCCCGGAGTTGGCCGTCGACGAGATCGACCCGGCGGACAGCGCCATGCTGATCATGGCCGGCCTGGAGCCGTCGGCGCGTGCCGCCGCAAAGCCATTTGTCGATTTGGCAAGGCGATTTCTCGACGCCGGCAAGCCGGTCGCGGCGATCTGCGGTGCCACGCTTGAACTCGCCGCCGGGGGACTGCTTGACGACCGCGCGCACACCAGCAATGCGCCGGAATTCCTGACGTTCGCACCGGCGTACGCCGGCGCCGAGCATTATGTGGACGCGCCGGCGGTGACCGACCGCGGCCTCATCACCGCGAGCGGCATTCATCCGGCCGACTTCGCCAGGCACATCTTCGCCGAGCTCGACCTTTACGACGAGGACACGGCGACGGCCTGGTACGAGCTGTACGGCGAGCGCCGGCCGGAGGCGTTCTTCAAGCTGATGGCCTCATGACCGCGCGCACCGAGGCCGGTGACGTGGTGAGCGACCTGGTCATGCGTACGTTTCGGCTCAACGGCCAGTTTCTCGCCGCCGCCGAGCGGATCGCGCGCGGGGTCGGCCTGACCGCGGCGTGGTGGCAGGTTTTGGGGGCCGTGCTGGAAAAACCACTGACGGTCGCGGACATCGCGCGGAGCATGGGACTCAGCCGGCAGGCCGTGCAACGGATCGCCGATCTGCTGGCTGACCGGGGACTGGCCGAGTACCTGCCGAATCCGGCGCATCGGCGCGCGAAGTTGGTGCGTCCGACCGAAAAGGGGTGGGACGCCATCCGCGGCCTCGCGCCGGACCAGCACGCCTGGGCCAATCAGGTCACCGAGTCGTTCAAGGTGGACGAGCTCCGGCAGGCTCTCGATGTCATCGAACGGCTTATCGAGGCGACCAGCTGATCGCTCGACGGAGGTGTTCGGCGGTGTGCGACGACGGATCGTGGACGAGGTCGGCCGGCGTACCTTCGAACATGACCTGGCCGCCGGCGCTGCCGCCTTCCGGTCCGAGGTCGATGACCCAGTCGGCGTGCGCGATCACGTCCAGGTCGTGCTCGATCACCACGACCGAGCCGGCGCGTTGGTCGACCAGCCGGTCCAGCACGTCCAGCAGCCGCGTCACATCCGACATGTGCAGGCCGGTCGTCGGCTCGTCCAGCACATAGATCGCACCTTGTTTGTGCAGGTGTGAGGCCAGTTTGATGCGCTGGCACTCGCCGCCGGACAGGCTGGTCAGCGGCTGGCCGAGCCGCAGGTAGTCCAGGCCGACGTCGACCACCGCGCGCAGGATCGGCGCCACCGCGCGGTTTCCGGCGAAAGACTCCCGCGCCTCGCCGACCGTCAGCTCCAGCACGTCGTGGATGTTGCGTCCGTCGAGACGGTAGGCGAGCACCTCGTCCTTGAACCGGCGTCCTTGGCACGTCTCACAAATCGCTGACACACCGTCCAGAAAGCCGAGATCCGTGACGATCACCCCCATGCCTTCGCAGGTTTCGCAGGCACCGTCGGAATTCGCGCTGAACAGTGCCGGGCTTACCTTGTTGGCCTTGGCGAACGCCTTGCGGATCGGATCGAGCGCGCCGGTGTACGTCGCGACCGTCGACCGCCGGTTGGCCGTCGGCGCGGTCTGGTCCACCACGATGGCTTCCGGATGCTGGACGCAGAAAACTCCGTAGATCAAGGAGGATTTCCCGGATCCGGCCACGCCGGAGATCGCGGTCACCACACCGGACGGAATGTCCACTGACACGTCTCGCAGATTGTGCAGGCTGGCATGGGAAATCGGCAGCTGGCCGGTCGGTTTCCGGACCCTTTCCTTCAACCGCGTACGCGCCTTCAGATGTTCGCCGGTCAGCGAACCGGAGTTGGAAAGACCGTCCACGTCGCCGGCGTAGGTGACCTTGCCGCCGGCCGATCCGGCGCCTGGACCGATGTCGATCACATGGTCGGCCGCCGCGATGACACCGCGGTCGTGCTCGACGACCAACACGGTGTTTCCGTGGTCGCGCAACGAAACCAGCAGGTTGGTGAGCCGTTGTACGTCTCGCGCGTGCAGTCCGATGCTCGGCTCGTCAAACACATAGAGCAGGTCGGTGAGCGTGCTGGCCAGGTGGCGCACGATCTTGATGCGCTGCGACTCGCCGCCGGACAGCGTGTCCGTCGGCCGGTCCAGGCTCAGATAACCCAGGCCGATGTCGACCAGGTGGCCGACGCGCGTACGCAGTGCGTCGACCACCGGAGCCGCGGACGGCACGTCCATTGTGGACAGCACCTCGGACAGTCTGCCGGCTTCCATCGAGGAAAGCTCGGCGATGCCATAGCCGGCGACGCGGCAGTCCAAGGCGGCGCGCGACAGCCTGGCGCCATCGCACTGCGGGCAGCGGACCGAGGTGGTGAAGCGCGCGGCCATCTGGCGGGTACGCTCACTCAGCTCCGCGCTGTCCTTCTGGACGTAGAGCCGGCGAAACTTCACCACCGCACCTTCGTAGGTGGCGTTGATCCGCTGCCCGTTGACCTCGACGGCGACCGAGCCTTCGTTGCCGTACAACAGATCCTGACGCTCGGTGTCGGTGTAGTCGGCGATCGGCTTGTCAGCGTCGAAACGCGTGCTGTAAGCCTGCCAGTGCCAGCTGCCGACCTTGAAGGCCGGCGCCAACAACGCGCCTTCCTTCAACGATTTCGACGCGTCCAGGAAGGTCGCGAGGTCGACCTCCACCACGTCACCGAGACCCTCGCACCTCGGACACATTCCGTTTGGCAGGTTGAAGGAAAAAGAGTCCGATCGGCCGACGTACGGCTCGCCAGCTCGGGAGAACAGCAGTCGCAGGACCGGCGCGATGTCGGTGATCGTGCCGACCGTCGACCGCGAGCCGCCGCCGAGCCGGCGCTGGTCGACCATGATCACGGCGGCCAGGTTGTCGATGAAGTCGACGTCGGGATGTCCGTATGCCGGCAGGAATCCGCGTACGAAAGCCGGCAGCGTCTCGTACAGTTGCCGCTGCGCCTCGGTCGCGACGGTGTCGAAGACCAGCGACGATTTTCCTGAGCCGGACACGCCGGTCACCACGGTGAGCTGTCGTTTCGGGATGTCCACGTCGACGCCCGCGAGGTTGTGCTCGCGAGCGCCGACGACTCGGATGTGCTCTGTCACTGCCAGTAGTCCTGCCTTTTCTCAATGGTCGTACCGGATTGCCGGTTGGCCATCCGGCGAAGCACGATCGGGGCCAGCGCGAAGCCGAGTACGGCCCAGACGCCCAGGACACCGACCATCTCCAGGTGGCGCCACGAATGGCTGATTTCGGCGGCTGCCAAGGCGTCCGGCAGCATCGCCGACCGCATGCCCAGGCCCAGCCAGTAAACCGGGAAGACCTGCGCGATCCACTGCAGCCAGGCAGGGAAAGCGGTGACCGGATAGAAGACACCGGAGATCGCGACCAGGCC
The nucleotide sequence above comes from Fodinicola acaciae. Encoded proteins:
- a CDS encoding SH3 domain-containing protein codes for the protein MRGTRILAALALAATAVVGAATPADAAPTSPAWHENLAAPVAGQVNLASRAGTLTIADPAFRTAAAGGNQSYGMEILPPRTLAQPANQVSVKLAGKVPAGSDATVDVRASDGQQWTSWQDAKNAALDRPATQLQLRITMHSNANGAAPALSGLDVSTSVVDRKPVAKPMAALSYRVYATREGLVGGTTANGHVIVSNDHFVALPSGKNLSPKGSTQYSVKVCGPTRCETAPVWDVGPWNTKDDYWNPSSTRQMWKDLPQGTPEAQAAYLNGYNGGKDQFGRRVLNPAGIDLADGTFYNVGLNDNGYVTVTFLWTSGGGTGTITGTVKTAGDPLNVRSGPHTTDSVVGSVANGSNVTITCQTHGTSVTGTYGTSDLWDKISSPVGYVADAYVYTGADGQVAPNC
- a CDS encoding urease subunit gamma, translating into MHLTPRENERLTIFTAAELARRRLARGAKLGAVEATALVCDEVLEWAWDGLSLEEVVSRAREIVRPESLLPGVAAAVPRIEVEALFPYGSTLVHIEAPFGPPGEVVRTPDSEIELAAGRERRELTVVNRGQRPLWISSHFPLEKANSALELDRELAAGCRLDIPAGASVEFPPGQPRTVSVVAR
- a CDS encoding tartrate dehydrogenase; this encodes MTYRIASIPGDGIGVDVVAEARQVLDRAASLYGFSFEWTEFDWSCERYLAAGAMMPADGIEQLRPHDAIFLGAVGFPGVPDHVSLWGLLIPIRRAFRQYVNLRPTRLLPGVVSPLAGRTADDLDIVIVRENSEGEYSQIGGRQSVGLPEEFAVQQAVFTRLGVTRVIRYAFELARTRGGRVCSATKSNGIIHSMPFWDEIFAEIAAEHGDVESEQSHVDALAARMVMRPDTLDIVVGSNLFGDILSDISAAIVGGLGTAPAANLNPEREFPSMFEPVHGSAPDIAGKGIANPVAQILTGAMMLDHLGEPAAARAVEAAVDKVLTAGVRTPDLGGSATTSELGSAVRDAVESGNAPDSAGK
- a CDS encoding urease subunit alpha, with amino-acid sequence MKRDAYAATYGPTTGDRVRLADTDLWIEVEADDGEAGEELLGGCGKTARDGLLVTGRANPDSALDLVILGALVVDPVLGIRKSSIGIKDGRIVAVGRAGNPDLSSDIELVVDSHTAMIPAEGLIATAGMIDSHVHLSSAEIAPAALSAGVTTIVGMGIGGVWDVGANPAYNLHSLIAGWRDIPLNAAFLARGSSSSAELLENAVLAGAGGFKIHEDWGATPEIVDTCLSVADNVDLPVALHTDTLNESGFLADTLAATRGRTVHAYHVEGGGGHPDLLEIVSQPHVLTSSTTPTLPLTRATVAELLPMTMTVHRLSSGDRDIAASRIREYGIAAENALHDLGAVSIVNSDSMGMGRIGEIGRRTWQLAHVRAHLAGEVGVDFANNDRVLRYLAKVTINPAIAHGLAHEVGSLQPDRIADIALWNPAWFGAQPELVLKSGFVAWGVSGSGSGSTRLTQPRTMRPYFGGLGAAPRRLSTVFVSTHCSGLPDGVRRSVIRGSRGLARADMVRNTATPTVSVPLEAAPITVDGQPVDIHHAETLPLTRLHHLG
- a CDS encoding DJ-1/PfpI family protein; the encoded protein is MTSTVHVAVYDTLSDWELGYVTAHINKPDWQKRPGRYRTATVGVTRDPVTTMGGLRITPELAVDEIDPADSAMLIMAGLEPSARAAAKPFVDLARRFLDAGKPVAAICGATLELAAGGLLDDRAHTSNAPEFLTFAPAYAGAEHYVDAPAVTDRGLITASGIHPADFARHIFAELDLYDEDTATAWYELYGERRPEAFFKLMAS
- a CDS encoding MarR family winged helix-turn-helix transcriptional regulator is translated as MTARTEAGDVVSDLVMRTFRLNGQFLAAAERIARGVGLTAAWWQVLGAVLEKPLTVADIARSMGLSRQAVQRIADLLADRGLAEYLPNPAHRRAKLVRPTEKGWDAIRGLAPDQHAWANQVTESFKVDELRQALDVIERLIEATS
- a CDS encoding ATP-binding cassette domain-containing protein; its protein translation is MTEHIRVVGAREHNLAGVDVDIPKRQLTVVTGVSGSGKSSLVFDTVATEAQRQLYETLPAFVRGFLPAYGHPDVDFIDNLAAVIMVDQRRLGGGSRSTVGTITDIAPVLRLLFSRAGEPYVGRSDSFSFNLPNGMCPRCEGLGDVVEVDLATFLDASKSLKEGALLAPAFKVGSWHWQAYSTRFDADKPIADYTDTERQDLLYGNEGSVAVEVNGQRINATYEGAVVKFRRLYVQKDSAELSERTRQMAARFTTSVRCPQCDGARLSRAALDCRVAGYGIAELSSMEAGRLSEVLSTMDVPSAAPVVDALRTRVGHLVDIGLGYLSLDRPTDTLSGGESQRIKIVRHLASTLTDLLYVFDEPSIGLHARDVQRLTNLLVSLRDHGNTVLVVEHDRGVIAAADHVIDIGPGAGSAGGKVTYAGDVDGLSNSGSLTGEHLKARTRLKERVRKPTGQLPISHASLHNLRDVSVDIPSGVVTAISGVAGSGKSSLIYGVFCVQHPEAIVVDQTAPTANRRSTVATYTGALDPIRKAFAKANKVSPALFSANSDGACETCEGMGVIVTDLGFLDGVSAICETCQGRRFKDEVLAYRLDGRNIHDVLELTVGEARESFAGNRAVAPILRAVVDVGLDYLRLGQPLTSLSGGECQRIKLASHLHKQGAIYVLDEPTTGLHMSDVTRLLDVLDRLVDQRAGSVVVIEHDLDVIAHADWVIDLGPEGGSAGGQVMFEGTPADLVHDPSSHTAEHLRRAISWSPR